One genomic region from Phorcysia thermohydrogeniphila encodes:
- a CDS encoding NADH-quinone oxidoreductase subunit N has product MELNPNLLLPEGFLLVSALIMLLVDLVVPDRRKNGLFAAVSFVVIAVTMFLVASTVTLEPQRAFNGFVKKDAMVVISQVFILLCGLFSVLMSYSYIEKFPLKHKGEYYYTLLFAVLGGMLLVEANEFSTLFVSLEVMSISVYILIALFKGEERSLEAGLKYFIMGSVGAAVLVYGLAVLYGLSGTTLYSGVSDVVNEAEITPALLLSVILVAVAFLFKTGAVPFHGWVPDVYQGSAAPVTAFMSAAVKLAAFVAFLRLFLPLFSSIATEWTLAVLAVAVVTMFAGALMALNQDNVKRMLAYSAISHTGVVLAAFVTVPALASFTVLFYLFVYVFMTVAAFGIVSLLTSRGFKGEDVQDWKGLLKKSPFLSFCVVVIFMSLAGIPPFAGFWAKFYVLLALVREGFVLTALAVLLSSLLSLYIYLKPLVYVFMKEGSELEVSFSSTDYVVVGFTSLSILVLGIFPKLVAELSLLSVASFLRGLS; this is encoded by the coding sequence ATGGAGCTGAATCCGAACCTTTTACTTCCGGAAGGTTTTTTGCTTGTTTCTGCTCTGATTATGTTACTCGTTGACCTTGTGGTCCCCGACAGGCGAAAAAACGGGCTGTTTGCTGCTGTTTCCTTTGTGGTTATTGCAGTTACGATGTTCCTTGTTGCCTCTACAGTTACTCTTGAGCCGCAACGCGCCTTTAACGGCTTTGTTAAGAAAGACGCAATGGTCGTTATCTCTCAGGTGTTTATCCTTCTGTGTGGCCTATTTTCGGTTCTCATGAGCTACAGTTACATTGAAAAGTTTCCTTTAAAGCACAAGGGAGAGTACTACTACACACTTCTTTTTGCCGTTTTAGGGGGGATGCTTTTAGTTGAAGCCAACGAGTTTTCAACGCTCTTTGTTTCCTTAGAAGTTATGTCTATATCGGTTTACATCTTAATTGCTCTGTTTAAGGGTGAAGAGAGAAGTTTAGAGGCTGGTCTTAAGTACTTCATAATGGGCTCTGTCGGTGCTGCAGTTCTTGTTTATGGCCTTGCTGTGCTCTACGGCCTGAGCGGAACAACTCTCTACTCGGGAGTTTCTGATGTAGTTAACGAAGCTGAAATAACGCCGGCCCTTCTACTCTCTGTTATCCTTGTTGCTGTGGCCTTCCTCTTTAAGACGGGAGCTGTTCCCTTTCACGGCTGGGTTCCCGACGTTTACCAAGGTTCTGCGGCGCCGGTTACTGCATTTATGAGCGCTGCTGTGAAGCTCGCTGCCTTCGTAGCCTTCTTAAGGCTGTTCCTTCCTCTCTTTTCCAGTATAGCTACCGAGTGGACACTGGCAGTTTTAGCTGTTGCGGTCGTTACTATGTTTGCCGGGGCTCTTATGGCCTTGAATCAGGATAACGTCAAGAGAATGTTGGCTTACTCTGCGATTTCCCATACCGGCGTAGTCCTCGCAGCCTTCGTTACCGTTCCGGCTTTAGCCTCTTTTACAGTTCTTTTCTACCTTTTCGTTTACGTCTTTATGACTGTTGCTGCCTTTGGAATAGTCTCGCTACTTACATCTCGCGGGTTTAAAGGTGAGGACGTTCAGGACTGGAAGGGTCTTTTAAAGAAAAGTCCTTTCCTCTCTTTCTGCGTTGTCGTTATTTTCATGTCACTTGCAGGTATTCCTCCCTTTGCCGGCTTTTGGGCAAAGTTTTACGTCCTCCTCGCTCTCGTAAGGGAAGGGTTTGTTCTAACAGCTTTAGCAGTCCTTCTATCAAGCCTGCTTTCCCTTTACATTTACCTTAAGCCGCTTGTCTACGTTTTCATGAAAGAAGGTTCTGAACTGGAAGTTTCCTTTAGCTCTACGGATTACGTAGTTGTCGGTTTTACGAGCTTGTCTATTTTAGTTCTTGGTATTTTCCCAAAGCTCGTGGCAGAGCTCTCCCTCCTTAGCGTTGCCTCTTTCTTGAGGGGGCTAAGTTGA
- the selA gene encoding L-seryl-tRNA(Sec) selenium transferase: protein MKKELFRQIPKVDVFLSDKELLEVLGDSPRPLLVKAVRDVLEDLRAGIAAGKVQEVDVDRIREEIKSELKKLLRPKLHRVINATGVVLHTNLGRAPISERVAEHLKEIITGYSNLEYDLEKGKRGLRYRNLEWILKELTGAEDVCVVNNNAGAVLLVLSALAKGKEVIVSRGELIEIGGSFRIPDVMAQSGAILKEVGTTNKTHLRDYESAINENTGLLLKVHTSNYKILGFTESVSTEELVELGRRYGIPVYEDLGSGSFIDVRKLGLSYEPTVQDVLKSGVDVVSFSGDKLLGGAQAGIILGKKEFIEKIKKHPLNRALRIDKMTLAVLEATLVYYLDEEKALKEIPTWRLLSQSPAVIRERAEKLVELLKPRLLDKALLEVVEDESEVGGGALPLQRLPTYCVAVKPLSLSVGELDCRLRSCEVPVIGRIKDERYLLDMRTVFDEELEILANNLFRVLKGSS, encoded by the coding sequence TTGAAAAAGGAACTTTTCAGGCAGATTCCAAAAGTTGACGTTTTCCTAAGCGATAAAGAACTTCTTGAAGTACTTGGAGATTCACCCCGTCCTCTCCTTGTTAAGGCGGTAAGAGATGTCCTTGAGGATTTAAGGGCTGGAATAGCTGCCGGTAAGGTTCAGGAGGTTGACGTAGACAGGATAAGGGAAGAGATAAAGTCAGAGCTTAAAAAGCTCTTAAGACCTAAGCTCCATAGGGTAATAAACGCCACTGGCGTTGTTCTTCACACAAACCTTGGTAGAGCTCCAATATCAGAAAGAGTTGCAGAGCACCTTAAAGAGATAATAACCGGCTACTCAAACCTTGAGTACGACCTTGAGAAGGGGAAAAGAGGCCTCAGGTATAGAAACCTTGAGTGGATACTCAAAGAACTTACAGGTGCAGAGGACGTCTGTGTCGTTAACAACAACGCCGGTGCTGTTTTGCTCGTTCTTTCTGCCCTTGCAAAGGGTAAAGAGGTTATCGTTTCAAGGGGTGAGCTGATAGAGATAGGAGGCTCTTTCAGGATTCCTGACGTTATGGCGCAAAGCGGTGCAATCCTTAAAGAGGTAGGAACGACGAACAAAACTCACCTGAGGGATTACGAGAGCGCCATAAACGAGAACACGGGACTTCTCCTTAAAGTTCACACGAGCAACTACAAAATTCTTGGCTTTACAGAGTCCGTTTCAACTGAGGAGCTTGTTGAGCTCGGTAGGCGCTACGGTATTCCTGTTTACGAGGACCTTGGAAGCGGTAGCTTTATAGATGTGAGGAAACTGGGACTTTCCTACGAGCCTACAGTTCAGGATGTCTTAAAGAGCGGAGTTGATGTCGTTTCCTTTAGCGGGGATAAACTCTTAGGCGGAGCTCAGGCGGGGATAATTCTCGGCAAGAAGGAGTTTATTGAAAAAATAAAGAAGCATCCCCTTAACAGAGCTCTCAGGATTGACAAAATGACTTTGGCCGTCCTTGAGGCCACTTTAGTTTACTACTTGGATGAAGAGAAGGCCCTTAAAGAGATACCGACTTGGAGGTTACTCTCACAGTCTCCAGCCGTCATAAGGGAAAGGGCAGAGAAACTTGTGGAGCTTCTTAAACCTCGTTTGCTGGATAAAGCCCTGCTGGAAGTAGTTGAGGATGAATCTGAGGTGGGAGGAGGAGCTCTGCCCTTGCAAAGGCTACCTACTTACTGCGTCGCCGTAAAACCTCTCTCTCTTTCGGTCGGCGAACTTGACTGTAGACTAAGGAGCTGCGAGGTTCCAGTAATTGGTAGAATTAAAGATGAGAGGTATCTCCTTGACATGAGGACAGTATTTGATGAAGAGTTGGAGATACTCGCAAATAACCTTTTCAGGGTTCTTAAGGGAAGTTCTTAA